In a single window of the Bacteroidota bacterium genome:
- a CDS encoding outer membrane lipoprotein carrier protein LolA, translating into MKTQPIIASFLIFFCFNTLLKAQDKTASDILDQIQTKTQSYTSMKFEFTYTMENKSQGIYESMDGVLSIKGNSYRLTIAGQEVICDGETVWTYIKDANEVQINYVEEGNDAITPSKLFTSYNKNYKSKYIKEINENGKAVQIIDLTPIEGKSFSKIELKVEKGINEILSFTVFDKNGSTYSYKVIRFLHDVPMEADKFIFKQENYPGAEIIDMR; encoded by the coding sequence ATGAAAACACAACCAATTATAGCGTCATTCCTCATTTTTTTCTGTTTTAATACTCTCCTTAAAGCTCAGGATAAAACAGCATCCGACATCCTCGACCAAATCCAGACCAAAACACAATCGTACACCTCGATGAAATTTGAGTTTACTTACACCATGGAAAATAAATCCCAGGGTATATACGAAAGCATGGATGGCGTGCTATCTATCAAAGGTAATAGCTACAGGTTGACTATTGCCGGACAGGAGGTGATTTGCGATGGCGAAACTGTATGGACATACATCAAAGACGCCAACGAAGTGCAGATCAATTACGTCGAAGAAGGTAATGACGCCATCACGCCTTCCAAGTTGTTTACATCCTATAATAAAAATTATAAATCGAAGTATATCAAAGAAATAAATGAGAATGGCAAGGCTGTTCAGATAATTGACCTCACACCTATTGAAGGTAAGTCTTTCTCCAAAATCGAACTCAAAGTTGAAAAAGGGATAAATGAAATCCTGAGTTTTACAGTTTTTGACAAGAATGGCAGTACCTATTCATATAAAGTCATTCGATTCCTGCACGATGTACCAATGGAGGCTGATAAATTCATCTTTAAACAAGAGAATTATCCTGGAGCTGAAATCATTGATATGAGATAA
- a CDS encoding ParB/RepB/Spo0J family partition protein, producing MKGKKKALGRGLSALLESPDTDITFKDMSGNYVVGAIATISISSIESNPFQPRSQFEEEALDELMNSIKQQGLIQPVTVRKLGYDKYQLISGERRLKAAKMAGMTEIPTYIRVANDHQMLEMILVENLQREDLNPIEIAIGFQRLIEECNITQEQLSEKVGKNRSTIANYIRLLRLPPDIQVAIRDNHITMGHARALINLEDPESQSYLVRIIIDKDLSVREVEKIVRDLHIQPMQKIRKSSAPLPLKYQKIREELSEKLSAVVEIKRNNKGKGSIVIPFSNDEDLHRITSIFEK from the coding sequence ATGAAAGGTAAAAAGAAAGCACTAGGCAGAGGTTTGAGTGCCTTATTGGAAAGCCCTGACACCGATATCACATTTAAAGACATGTCGGGGAATTATGTGGTCGGTGCCATTGCTACCATTTCCATCAGCAGCATCGAATCTAATCCCTTTCAGCCGCGCAGCCAGTTTGAAGAGGAAGCCCTTGATGAACTGATGAATTCCATTAAACAGCAAGGTCTCATACAACCTGTTACAGTACGAAAACTTGGGTATGACAAATACCAGCTCATATCCGGGGAAAGAAGACTTAAAGCAGCAAAGATGGCCGGAATGACAGAGATACCCACATATATCCGTGTGGCCAATGATCATCAGATGCTTGAAATGATCCTTGTTGAAAACTTACAGCGTGAAGACCTCAATCCGATTGAAATTGCTATCGGTTTCCAGCGCCTGATAGAAGAATGCAACATCACCCAGGAACAGCTCAGCGAAAAAGTTGGGAAAAACCGATCAACGATTGCCAATTATATCAGGCTTTTACGTTTACCTCCGGATATTCAGGTGGCTATCAGAGATAATCATATCACCATGGGGCATGCCAGAGCTTTGATCAATCTTGAGGATCCCGAAAGTCAGTCATACCTTGTACGAATCATTATTGATAAAGACCTCTCAGTTAGGGAAGTTGAAAAAATAGTCCGGGACTTGCACATCCAACCCATGCAGAAGATCAGAAAATCATCGGCGCCATTGCCACTCAAATATCAAAAGATCAGAGAGGAATTATCTGAAAAGCTATCAGCTGTTGTTGAAATAAAAAGGAATAATAAAGGCAAGGGATCTATCGTTATTCCCTTCAGCAATGATGAAGATCTGCACAGAATCACATCCATCTTTGAAAAATAG
- a CDS encoding AAA family ATPase, with translation MGKVIAIANQKGGVGKTTTAINICASLAVLEYKTLLIDADPQSNATSGVGFNPKNIKTSIYECIIDDVDPANIILNTSTPNMDILPAHIDLVGAEIEMINLPNREKMMRRVISKIRNNYNFIFIDCSPSLGLITVNALTASDSVIIPIQCEYFALEGLGKLLNTIKIVQTRLNPELDIEGILLTMYDSRLRLANQVVEEVKTHFQQMVFETIINRNTRLGEAPSFGETIIMHDASSTGAINYLNLAREILQKNNMTRVN, from the coding sequence ATGGGAAAGGTTATTGCCATTGCCAATCAGAAAGGTGGTGTTGGAAAAACGACAACGGCTATAAATATTTGTGCCAGCCTGGCTGTTCTTGAATACAAAACACTCCTCATTGATGCAGATCCTCAGTCCAATGCAACCTCCGGTGTCGGTTTTAATCCTAAAAACATTAAAACCAGCATATATGAATGTATTATTGATGACGTTGATCCTGCAAACATTATTCTGAATACGTCTACTCCTAACATGGATATTCTTCCTGCCCACATTGATCTTGTCGGAGCTGAAATAGAAATGATCAACCTGCCAAACCGCGAGAAAATGATGCGCCGCGTGATCAGCAAGATACGGAATAATTATAATTTTATATTTATCGATTGTTCTCCATCACTGGGATTGATCACAGTGAATGCCCTGACGGCATCCGACTCGGTGATTATACCTATTCAGTGTGAATATTTTGCTTTGGAAGGATTGGGGAAGTTGCTTAACACTATTAAAATAGTTCAGACACGGCTAAATCCTGAACTGGATATTGAAGGGATACTTTTAACGATGTACGACAGCCGATTACGTTTAGCCAACCAAGTGGTGGAAGAGGTTAAAACGCATTTCCAGCAAATGGTTTTTGAAACGATCATCAACAGGAATACCCGTTTGGGTGAAGCACCAAGTTTTGGTGAGACCATTATCATGCATGATGCAAGCAGCACAGGCGCAATAAATTACCTCAATCTGGCCCGTGAGATCCTTCAGAAAAACAACATGACCAGAGTAAATTGA
- a CDS encoding LysM peptidoglycan-binding domain-containing protein codes for MIISLLLFFMPVANSQDIPGITRSDIIEVYNGKSYYIHFVKPGQTLSAISKAYTVSVDVIKAENIQLGDEVKPNQIIKIPVGKSPSGSISAKTQPGESQNFIYHTVKEKETLFSLSREYGVSIEEIRNCNPVIMEKGLLSGQVIKIPSGQDVGLKEMTTEHQTPWQTPGQDSLKGYIQYTIKPKETLYGLSKVFHISIDELIKINPTLANGPKIGQIIRIPDNRSSNVQFTESGKDTLVYYIYHKTKKNDTPVSIADKYGVRPDDLYLLNPNLEELIENREEVKIPVKDLNDNPQAQAGTLYRVTYKPPPVEKPSATAVESSCQPIMYKGETYNIALMIPFYLEEYDSILNNDTTVADYPSDYPSFRYIQFYEGALIAIDSLAEMGFKSKIFVYDVDENTSKTREVLSEPQLKKMDIIIGPLFRKSFSIVSQFAKVNHIKIVNPFSSSDEILKDNPQVFKVQPSWQGQLKLLSDYLISEYPGATFIIARQNTYSHQQDLDYLKSQLNSQLTVKYFGDTLRVRNYLKDLNYGFDSINSLRNNIAPTRKNIVISLSDDRLFVIKLISSLISLREYYDITLFGISEWENFDLEIPYLLKLDLHLFSSGFVEYSNQKVELFIKKYREKFKGEPSEDKFAFEGFDITYFFLTAIKTYGKDFEKCLQYLKLSGLNCNYHFIRQDSGGFENNGVNIYKYENYQRIKVN; via the coding sequence TTGATCATATCCCTTTTGCTTTTCTTTATGCCTGTTGCTAACAGCCAGGACATCCCCGGCATAACGCGATCTGACATCATCGAGGTCTATAACGGCAAGTCTTACTATATTCATTTTGTAAAACCAGGGCAAACATTATCTGCAATTTCTAAAGCATATACAGTCAGCGTTGATGTCATTAAGGCAGAGAATATTCAGCTGGGCGATGAGGTCAAACCAAACCAGATTATCAAAATTCCTGTCGGAAAGAGCCCATCCGGCAGCATTTCTGCTAAAACACAACCCGGTGAATCTCAAAATTTTATTTACCACACCGTTAAAGAAAAGGAAACATTATTCAGCCTGTCCAGAGAATATGGTGTCAGTATCGAAGAAATACGTAACTGTAATCCGGTGATCATGGAAAAAGGCCTGCTGTCAGGACAGGTTATTAAAATACCTTCAGGTCAGGATGTCGGCTTAAAAGAAATGACTACAGAACATCAGACACCATGGCAGACACCTGGTCAGGATTCCTTGAAAGGGTATATTCAATATACCATTAAGCCCAAGGAAACCCTTTATGGCTTATCAAAAGTGTTCCACATCTCTATTGATGAGCTGATAAAAATAAATCCCACATTAGCCAATGGTCCCAAAATCGGCCAGATCATCAGGATACCCGATAATCGCTCATCAAATGTTCAGTTTACTGAAAGTGGAAAAGACACATTGGTCTATTATATATATCATAAAACAAAAAAGAATGACACGCCGGTGAGCATTGCCGATAAATATGGAGTCCGTCCCGATGACCTGTACTTGTTGAATCCTAACCTGGAAGAGCTCATTGAAAATAGGGAGGAAGTGAAAATCCCGGTAAAAGATTTAAATGATAATCCGCAAGCGCAGGCAGGAACTCTCTATCGTGTGACCTATAAACCACCACCCGTGGAAAAACCGTCCGCAACAGCCGTGGAATCCTCTTGTCAACCCATCATGTACAAAGGCGAAACATACAATATTGCTCTCATGATTCCATTCTATCTTGAAGAATATGACAGCATTTTAAACAATGACACTACTGTTGCGGATTACCCTTCCGATTATCCATCTTTCAGGTATATCCAGTTTTATGAAGGCGCTTTGATAGCCATCGATTCACTTGCGGAAATGGGATTTAAAAGCAAAATTTTTGTCTACGACGTCGACGAAAATACATCTAAGACCAGGGAAGTCCTTTCTGAACCGCAACTAAAAAAAATGGATATTATCATCGGACCTTTGTTCAGAAAGAGTTTCAGTATAGTTTCTCAATTCGCCAAGGTCAATCACATTAAAATAGTAAATCCATTTTCATCAAGCGATGAAATATTGAAGGATAATCCACAGGTCTTCAAAGTCCAGCCATCCTGGCAGGGACAGTTGAAATTACTGTCTGATTATCTGATATCAGAATATCCTGGTGCGACCTTCATTATTGCCCGGCAAAATACTTATTCTCATCAGCAAGATCTCGATTACCTGAAGTCACAGTTAAACAGCCAGCTTACAGTGAAATATTTCGGTGACACTTTAAGAGTGAGGAATTATCTGAAGGATTTAAATTATGGATTTGATAGTATAAACAGTCTTCGTAATAATATCGCTCCGACCAGGAAAAATATTGTTATCAGTTTATCTGATGACAGATTGTTCGTAATAAAGCTGATCTCCAGCCTTATTTCCCTGCGGGAGTATTACGATATCACTTTGTTTGGTATATCAGAATGGGAAAATTTCGACCTGGAAATTCCCTACCTGCTCAAGTTGGACCTCCATCTCTTTTCTTCAGGATTTGTGGAATACAGCAATCAAAAAGTCGAACTTTTTATTAAAAAATACCGTGAGAAATTCAAAGGAGAACCTTCTGAAGATAAATTTGCATTCGAAGGTTTTGACATCACTTACTTTTTTTTGACAGCCATCAAAACATATGGTAAAGACTTCGAAAAATGTCTTCAGTATCTGAAATTAAGCGGATTAAACTGCAATTATCATTTTATTCGACAGGATTCAGGCGGCTTTGAAAATAATGGTGTAAATATTTATAAGTACGAGAATTATCAGCGCATAAAAGTAAACTGA
- a CDS encoding DNA translocase FtsK 4TM domain-containing protein, which translates to MIGAFCFLLAFFLFFGFTSYLLGWFSNNPDDTFSDISLGRILFDDSIEVQNWTGRLGAALSHLFIKGWFGISSYLFILILIFLGIKLLLKPNLRAGTPIAYSIFGMLWISITLGFIFQKSDSLLILGGTFGYQANGWFRGILGNIGTGFLQAFVFICFLIVAFNFPFHLRKKKSLSENNEESPEENRPINIPFDSAEARVTGVQDLSAGSSVPVITDHNDSPGGIDLELESSEIEKNFTDSDFPKEGEYGSLDSEYDPLLDLRDYKYPPLDLLNDYGESNIGVRKEELEANKNRIVETLNNYDISIDKIKATIGPAVTLYEIIPPPGVRISKIKNLEDDIALSLAALGIRIIAPLPGKGTIGIEVPNQNPEVVSIKSILSSERFQTSKYALPFGLGKTISNESYIADLTKMPHILMAGATGQGKSVGLNTIITSLLYKKHPSQLKFILVDPKKVELSLFAKIERHFLAKLPDLEDAIITDIRQVVRTLHSLSIEMDSRYDLLRDAGVRNIQEYNAKFLTRKLNPNEGHRFLPYIVVVVDEFADLIITAGKEIETPLTRLAQLSRAIGIHLIIATQRPSVNIITGLIKANFPTRIAFRVISKIDSRTILDSNGAEQLIGRGDMLIGTGSDLVRLQCAYVDIEEVERVSEYIGSQRGYPTAFDLPEYFDEKDEPNKDFDPTERDELFEDGARLVVQYQHGSTSLLQRKLKLGYNRAGRIIDQLEAAGIVGPFEGSKAREVKVKTEMELEHYLRDFGQTKDSK; encoded by the coding sequence ATGATCGGTGCTTTCTGCTTTCTTTTAGCTTTTTTCCTGTTTTTTGGTTTTACATCTTATTTACTAGGATGGTTCAGTAATAATCCAGATGACACCTTTTCAGATATCTCTCTTGGTCGTATTTTATTTGATGACTCCATAGAGGTTCAAAACTGGACTGGAAGACTGGGAGCTGCTCTGTCGCATCTTTTCATAAAAGGTTGGTTTGGCATCTCCTCTTATCTGTTCATTCTTATCTTGATTTTTTTAGGTATTAAACTTTTATTAAAACCTAACCTGAGGGCCGGCACACCAATCGCATATTCTATTTTTGGCATGTTATGGATATCGATTACCCTTGGTTTTATTTTTCAGAAATCGGATTCCTTACTGATACTGGGAGGTACTTTTGGATATCAAGCCAACGGATGGTTTCGGGGCATTTTGGGGAATATAGGAACAGGATTCCTTCAGGCGTTTGTTTTTATTTGTTTTCTGATTGTTGCCTTTAATTTTCCTTTCCATTTGAGGAAGAAAAAATCACTATCAGAAAACAATGAGGAGTCTCCCGAAGAAAACAGACCTATAAATATTCCGTTTGATAGCGCTGAAGCACGGGTAACTGGTGTCCAGGATCTTAGCGCCGGATCAAGTGTTCCGGTAATAACAGACCATAATGACTCACCGGGCGGCATTGATCTTGAACTGGAGAGTTCTGAGATCGAGAAGAACTTCACAGACTCTGATTTCCCAAAAGAAGGCGAATATGGATCATTGGATTCGGAATATGATCCACTTTTAGATCTTCGTGATTATAAATATCCTCCGTTGGATTTATTGAATGACTATGGTGAGAGCAATATAGGTGTCCGTAAAGAGGAACTCGAAGCCAATAAAAACCGTATCGTTGAGACGCTGAATAATTATGACATAAGTATTGACAAGATCAAGGCCACGATAGGCCCTGCTGTGACACTCTATGAGATTATTCCTCCTCCCGGTGTACGCATTTCCAAGATAAAAAATCTTGAAGATGACATTGCTCTCAGCCTGGCTGCTCTTGGTATCAGGATAATAGCGCCTTTGCCGGGAAAAGGAACTATTGGCATTGAAGTACCCAATCAGAATCCGGAGGTTGTATCCATCAAATCGATTCTGTCATCCGAACGTTTCCAGACTTCAAAATATGCCCTGCCATTTGGGCTTGGGAAGACGATATCGAATGAAAGTTATATTGCCGATCTGACCAAGATGCCGCATATCCTGATGGCTGGTGCCACTGGCCAGGGTAAATCCGTCGGATTAAATACGATCATCACATCACTTCTTTATAAAAAGCATCCTTCGCAGTTAAAATTTATCCTCGTCGATCCTAAAAAGGTTGAGCTTTCGCTTTTTGCTAAAATTGAGCGGCATTTTCTCGCCAAACTGCCTGACCTTGAAGATGCGATCATTACCGACATCAGGCAGGTCGTCAGAACATTGCATAGTCTGAGCATCGAGATGGACAGTCGTTATGATCTCCTTCGGGATGCAGGGGTCAGGAACATACAAGAGTATAATGCAAAATTCCTGACCAGAAAGCTCAATCCAAATGAGGGGCATAGATTCCTCCCATATATTGTCGTTGTCGTCGATGAATTTGCCGACCTTATCATCACGGCCGGCAAAGAAATAGAGACACCCCTCACGCGCCTGGCGCAATTATCAAGGGCTATTGGCATTCATCTCATCATTGCCACACAGCGTCCATCGGTAAATATCATCACCGGATTAATAAAAGCGAATTTTCCAACGCGCATTGCATTCCGTGTTATCTCAAAAATCGATTCCCGCACCATTCTCGATTCAAATGGGGCCGAACAACTTATCGGCCGTGGCGACATGTTGATAGGTACAGGCAGTGACCTGGTGCGTCTCCAATGTGCCTATGTTGATATTGAAGAAGTGGAAAGGGTATCAGAATATATCGGATCACAAAGAGGTTACCCGACCGCTTTTGACCTGCCCGAATATTTCGATGAAAAAGATGAACCCAATAAGGATTTCGATCCCACTGAACGCGATGAACTCTTCGAAGATGGCGCCAGGCTGGTCGTTCAATATCAGCATGGTTCCACTTCCCTGCTTCAGAGAAAACTTAAACTCGGTTATAACCGTGCCGGACGTATCATAGACCAGCTTGAAGCTGCCGGCATCGTTGGACCTTTTGAAGGCAGCAAAGCGCGCGAAGTTAAAGTTAAAACCGAAATGGAATTGGAACACTATTTGAGAGATTTCGGCCAAACTAAGGATTCCAAATGA
- the lepB gene encoding signal peptidase I — MDLTLLLIVIFLFFPIFAWNIFERAGFHGWSSVIPFYNYYIWLRIIKKPWWWYIFLLIPFINAFMVMLMIVELAKCYKKFDIGHQALAVLFPFLYLPYLGVSSKEQFLDPDKRPKIKKTATREWVDAIIFAVVAATIIRTFLIEAYTIPTSSMEKTLLVGDFLFVSKINYGPKIPNTPLSFPFVHNTMPLSKTSKSYLEWIKFKYYRFPGLEKIHNNDVVVFNYPNGDTVALKVQNPDYYALVRQFGRDRIWSDSYNFGNVIYRPVDKRENYIKRCIGIPGDTLEIKDQVIFINGKELVTPGKKEYKYIVETNGTPVNPRNLAKLDVTEEIKPLSKNQFLITLTDMAVEEIKTYPNVINFKKVNYPKGDWAPHIFPYDSNFKWNEDNFGPLLIPKAGMTVPLTITNLPLYERIIRVFEDNQMEIRNDKIFINGKQSDRYTFKMNYYWMMGDNRHNSADSRFWGYVPEDHVVGKAVFVWLSLAKNKSLFSGKVRWNKLLRSIQ; from the coding sequence ATGGACCTGACCCTGTTACTCATTGTGATTTTTCTATTCTTCCCAATTTTTGCCTGGAATATCTTTGAACGAGCTGGTTTTCATGGATGGAGCTCGGTTATTCCATTTTATAATTATTATATATGGCTCCGGATAATTAAAAAACCATGGTGGTGGTATATCTTTCTTCTCATTCCATTTATCAATGCCTTCATGGTCATGCTGATGATTGTTGAACTGGCAAAATGTTACAAGAAGTTCGATATAGGTCATCAGGCTCTTGCAGTCCTTTTTCCTTTTCTGTATCTGCCCTATTTGGGCGTCTCAAGCAAAGAACAGTTTCTGGATCCTGATAAGCGACCGAAGATAAAGAAGACTGCCACGAGAGAGTGGGTAGATGCAATCATCTTTGCTGTTGTCGCCGCTACGATAATCAGGACATTCCTTATTGAAGCCTATACTATCCCAACCTCTTCGATGGAAAAAACTCTTCTTGTCGGAGATTTTCTATTTGTGAGCAAGATCAATTACGGTCCAAAAATTCCCAACACACCCCTATCCTTCCCTTTTGTCCATAATACCATGCCTCTTTCCAAAACCAGCAAATCATACCTGGAATGGATTAAATTTAAGTATTACCGCTTTCCCGGACTTGAAAAAATACACAACAATGATGTTGTGGTGTTTAATTATCCTAATGGTGATACAGTGGCATTAAAAGTCCAGAATCCCGATTACTATGCCCTTGTCCGTCAATTTGGAAGAGACAGGATATGGAGCGATTCGTATAACTTTGGAAACGTCATTTATCGACCTGTTGACAAGCGGGAAAACTATATCAAACGCTGTATCGGGATTCCGGGTGACACCTTGGAAATAAAAGACCAGGTTATCTTCATTAACGGTAAGGAGCTTGTAACGCCTGGTAAAAAGGAGTACAAATATATTGTTGAAACAAACGGTACTCCTGTTAATCCGAGAAATCTTGCCAAACTCGATGTTACCGAAGAAATTAAGCCGCTGAGCAAGAATCAGTTCCTAATAACTTTGACTGACATGGCAGTGGAAGAAATAAAAACCTACCCGAACGTAATCAATTTCAAAAAAGTCAACTATCCTAAAGGTGATTGGGCTCCACATATTTTCCCCTATGATTCAAACTTCAAGTGGAATGAGGATAATTTTGGCCCACTCCTTATACCGAAAGCAGGGATGACTGTTCCCCTTACCATTACAAATCTTCCTTTGTATGAGCGCATCATCCGTGTCTTCGAAGATAATCAGATGGAAATAAGAAATGACAAAATATTTATCAATGGGAAACAGAGTGATAGATACACCTTTAAAATGAATTATTACTGGATGATGGGTGATAATCGGCATAACTCTGCTGACTCAAGGTTCTGGGGATATGTCCCCGAAGATCATGTTGTCGGGAAAGCTGTTTTTGTCTGGTTATCACTCGCTAAGAACAAATCTTTATTCTCCGGAAAGGTAAGATGGAATAAATTATTGCGCAGTATACAATAA
- a CDS encoding DUF3276 family protein has protein sequence MEELENKDRQDEIFSKAVRAGKRTYFFDVKATRSNEYYITITESKRKFNNDQGKFFYEKHKLFLYKEDFEKFQNGLKDVIEFIETGKIPEIPVDELVETNESALPEESIEDLSKKHTQVEFEDLDSDVQDK, from the coding sequence ATGGAAGAGTTAGAAAACAAGGATAGACAGGACGAAATTTTTTCGAAGGCTGTCAGAGCGGGAAAGCGGACGTATTTTTTTGATGTCAAAGCAACGCGTTCAAATGAATACTATATCACGATCACTGAGAGTAAGAGAAAATTTAACAATGATCAGGGAAAGTTCTTTTACGAAAAGCATAAACTTTTTCTCTATAAAGAGGACTTTGAAAAATTCCAGAATGGATTGAAAGATGTAATTGAATTTATTGAAACCGGTAAAATCCCCGAAATACCTGTTGATGAGCTGGTGGAAACTAATGAAAGCGCCCTTCCGGAAGAATCTATTGAAGATCTGAGCAAAAAACATACTCAGGTTGAATTCGAAGATCTTGATTCGGATGTTCAGGATAAGTAA
- a CDS encoding DUF5683 domain-containing protein: MTYCPYTILSGTYHSVTVHSLVTIMLFCFVFQVSFAQNDTIHPPDTLEQKSHSPRKATIFSSVLPGLGQAYNKKYWKIPIIYAGFGAFAYFISQNSFEYKKFKEAYIWKVSNDTTPIDNDYIYKYLTSEQLKAGKDYYLRNLELSWIFCGIWYILNILDAAVDAQLMDFDISEDISLHVEPGLKNNFFPGYQPVAGMTLTLNFR; this comes from the coding sequence GTGACATACTGCCCCTATACTATCCTATCGGGAACTTATCATTCCGTTACCGTGCATTCGCTTGTGACCATAATGCTGTTTTGCTTTGTATTTCAGGTTTCATTTGCACAAAATGACACTATCCACCCTCCTGATACACTGGAGCAAAAATCGCATTCGCCCCGCAAAGCCACCATATTTTCATCTGTTTTACCTGGATTGGGACAGGCCTATAATAAAAAGTATTGGAAAATACCTATCATTTATGCTGGTTTTGGGGCATTTGCCTATTTTATCAGTCAGAATTCGTTCGAATATAAAAAATTCAAGGAAGCATATATCTGGAAGGTTAGTAATGACACAACTCCTATTGATAATGATTATATTTATAAATATCTGACGTCAGAACAATTAAAGGCCGGAAAGGATTATTATCTTCGGAATCTCGAGTTATCATGGATATTCTGCGGGATTTGGTATATACTAAATATACTGGATGCAGCCGTAGATGCACAGCTTATGGATTTCGATATCAGTGAAGATATCTCCCTGCATGTGGAACCGGGATTGAAAAATAATTTCTTCCCAGGTTATCAACCTGTTGCCGGTATGACGCTGACTTTGAATTTCAGGTGA
- a CDS encoding transcription antitermination protein NusB: protein MLSRRQLRIKVLQAIYAYIQLENNDLALGEKELMRSINKLQELFIYQLSFIIEIFDFARKMIEQGKLKMLPADEDINPNTKFIDNKVISQFIINRDYNKKTDQLKISWKDEEEMVRRVFQSIRQSQEYKEYMESEQHSYQEDKDILLELFRKYIIPYESLEGYYEEKSIYWASDYPVINIHVIKCIKDVDETWNEHSFLPSSRDEDNEDEALDFARQLFLKTILKGNEYEKMIAEKALNWESERIALLDMILLKMAISEIIDFPSIPIKVSFNEYIEISKEYSTPKSKVFINGILDKLIAELREKNMIHKSGRGLVE from the coding sequence ATGCTTAGCCGTCGGCAACTCCGTATTAAAGTATTGCAGGCCATTTATGCCTATATTCAGTTGGAGAATAATGACCTGGCACTCGGTGAAAAGGAATTGATGCGGAGCATTAATAAACTCCAGGAATTGTTTATTTATCAGCTTTCTTTTATTATTGAGATCTTTGATTTTGCGCGGAAAATGATTGAACAGGGCAAACTTAAGATGCTGCCTGCGGATGAGGATATTAATCCTAACACAAAATTTATTGATAACAAGGTCATCAGTCAGTTCATCATCAACCGCGATTATAACAAAAAGACTGACCAGTTAAAAATTTCCTGGAAGGACGAGGAGGAAATGGTAAGAAGAGTTTTTCAAAGCATTCGCCAAAGCCAGGAATACAAAGAATATATGGAGAGTGAACAGCACAGTTATCAGGAAGACAAGGATATCCTGCTTGAGCTGTTCAGGAAATATATTATCCCTTACGAAAGCCTTGAAGGATATTACGAAGAGAAAAGTATTTACTGGGCCAGTGATTATCCTGTGATCAATATCCATGTCATAAAATGCATCAAAGATGTTGATGAAACATGGAATGAACATAGCTTTTTACCTTCCTCTCGCGATGAGGATAATGAAGATGAGGCGTTGGATTTTGCACGGCAACTTTTTTTGAAGACTATCTTAAAGGGGAATGAATATGAAAAAATGATTGCCGAAAAAGCATTGAACTGGGAATCGGAAAGGATAGCCCTTCTGGATATGATATTACTTAAAATGGCTATCTCGGAGATTATTGATTTTCCTTCGATACCCATCAAGGTCTCATTTAATGAATACATCGAAATTTCCAAGGAATATAGTACTCCTAAGAGCAAAGTTTTTATAAATGGTATACTCGATAAGCTGATCGCAGAACTCCGTGAAAAGAATATGATACACAAGTCGGGCAGAGGCTTGGTGGAATGA
- a CDS encoding DUF1573 domain-containing protein: protein MRQNLIIYILLSAALIGLDLSGCKSPDENSNISTHIVQNPNTAEGKIDKTMLPEFQFNMEEHDFGKIIEGEIVTYAFKFTNVGKVDLLISSVSTSCGCTVSKFPKDPIRPGEEGYVEATFNSEGRGGFQNKTITVVANTQPNHRTLRIKAQVVTPESK from the coding sequence ATGCGACAGAATCTGATTATTTATATACTTTTGTCCGCAGCGCTGATAGGTCTTGATTTATCCGGATGTAAATCGCCGGATGAAAATAGTAATATTTCTACACATATTGTTCAGAATCCTAATACTGCTGAAGGGAAAATAGATAAAACAATGTTACCGGAATTTCAGTTTAATATGGAAGAGCATGATTTTGGGAAGATCATTGAAGGTGAAATCGTGACCTATGCATTCAAATTCACAAATGTTGGTAAGGTTGATTTATTGATATCATCAGTCAGTACATCATGTGGATGCACTGTTTCGAAATTTCCCAAAGATCCAATCAGGCCCGGAGAAGAAGGATATGTTGAAGCAACTTTCAATAGTGAGGGAAGGGGTGGATTCCAGAATAAAACCATTACTGTGGTGGCTAATACACAACCTAATCACAGGACTTTACGAATAAAAGCTCAAGTCGTGACACCAGAATCGAAATAA